One genomic region from Candidatus Hydrogenedentota bacterium encodes:
- a CDS encoding alpha/beta hydrolase, giving the protein METAGYRTGKYIDYIETDGLRPAILFIHGGAWVFGDRTACAELCEAFAGQYDTYACDYTLAAKGGRPCWEQTVRDIAEAVRWIRGRKGPRQVFLVGISAGGHLALYHAARHRDVHGVAAISAPTDLGGRFCESVERSVRLWAGSELEAASVRPTLSMPPVCIVHGDFDDVVPVGHADTFVQECLEAGVQFEYHRFHSGVHCMSDHKELTWRIVQDFLSALVL; this is encoded by the coding sequence ATGGAAACCGCGGGATACCGCACCGGCAAGTACATTGACTATATCGAAACGGATGGTTTGCGGCCTGCGATTCTCTTTATTCACGGTGGGGCATGGGTGTTTGGAGATCGTACGGCGTGCGCGGAACTGTGCGAGGCTTTTGCCGGTCAATACGACACGTATGCCTGCGATTATACTCTTGCCGCGAAAGGCGGGAGGCCGTGCTGGGAGCAGACGGTTCGTGATATTGCGGAGGCGGTGCGGTGGATCAGGGGCAGGAAGGGCCCGCGACAAGTGTTCCTGGTGGGGATCTCGGCTGGAGGGCACCTGGCGCTCTATCATGCCGCTCGTCACCGTGATGTTCATGGCGTTGCGGCGATCAGCGCTCCGACCGATTTGGGGGGCCGTTTCTGCGAATCGGTGGAGCGCTCGGTCCGTCTTTGGGCCGGTAGCGAGCTGGAGGCGGCATCCGTCCGTCCAACGCTGTCCATGCCGCCGGTATGCATCGTGCATGGCGATTTCGACGACGTTGTGCCGGTAGGTCATGCCGATACCTTTGTGCAAGAGTGTCTGGAGGCAGGCGTGCAGTTTGAATACCATCGGTTCCATAGCGGGGTACATTGCATGAGCGACCACAAGGAACTGACGTGGCGCATCGTGCAGGATTTTCTTTCAGCTCTCGTGCTCTGA